The genomic DNA AAAAATCTCGCCTCGGGAAGGGCTGCCAACGTACCCGACCTGCCGCATCCTCAAAAAATTTTTGGGATATCTCTGGGTCCCTAACCAACATGATAAAGAGATTATAAAACACTGTGACCTCCCCTACAGCCTCCCTTGTTTTTTGAGAAACGACCCCCTCCGTTCCTTAGATTAATTTTTGTTAACACAACCATTTGAAAAAATCATAAAGTCTTATATTGTCAAAGGAACAAAGGTTATCTATGCTTATTTTTAGAATGAAAAATTAATGTCGATGTCCCCGTCGAAGTAACGCTCCTGGTCGGTATTCTAGGTCGCCAAACGGGGAATACTGACAGAGCAGGAATTCATTTTACATTGGGAACTCAAACCCAGCCGCTCGCCTGCCTCTGCTTAAGAAAGCAGAAAAATCGAGCCGAGACAAATAAGAGCGGACTCTCGTTCGATTATGATTTTTTGAGAGCGTCACAGCGCTGTGTTCGCTTGGATTCATGGAGTTTAAAAAATGTCAATTGCAGTAGGAATGGTAGAGACTTTAGGCTTTCCCGCCGTTGTGGAAGCCGCCGATGCGATGGTAAAAGCCGCTCGCGTCACCTTAGTCGGTTATGAGAAAATCGGTACGGGCCGAGTGACAGTGATCGTGCGCGGCGATGTGTCGGAAGTTCAGGCTTCCGTCGCTGCGGGAATTGAAAATGTTAAGCGCGTATCGGGCGGAGAAGTTCTCTCTCATCACATCATCGCTCGCCCCCACGAAAACTTAGAATACGTTCTGCCGATTCGCTACACCGAAGAAGTAGAACAGTTTCGAGCGTATTAATGCGAGAGGTATAGAGGGCATACTTCCCTCTATACATCTGAGTATCCCTGAAAACTTAGGAGAAAGAAAAAATGTCAATTGCAGTAGGAATGGTAGAGACTTTGGGCTTTCCTGCCGTTGTGGAAGCCGCCGATGCGATGGTGAAAGCCGCTCGCGTCACCTTAGTCGGCTACGAAAAAATTGGTACGGGCAGAGTGACGGTGATCGTGCGGGGAGATGTGTCGGAAGTCCAGGCTTCCGTCTCTGCGGGAATCGAAAACGCCAAGCGCGTTTCGGGCGGTCAAGTTCTCTCTCATCACATCATCGCCCGCCCCCACGAAAACTTAGAATACGTTCTGCCGATTCGCTATACCGAAGCGGTCGAACAATTCCGGGAAAGCGTCAATCCTCGACCGATCCAAAGACGGTAAGGCATAGAATATCGATGCAAATTGCCATCGTTCGCGGCACAGTCGTTAGCAGTCACAAGCTTCCCGGGATGACAGGAGTGAAATTGCTCCTGGTTCAATTTGTTGACGAACAAGGGCAGTTATTGCCTCGGTATGAGGTAGCAGCGGATCGGGTGGGTGCTGGTGCGGACGAATGGGTTCTCGTCAGTCGTCGCGCGGTTGCGCCTTACCCGGAAGAAAGCGATCTACGTCCGATCGATGCAACAGTTGTCGGAATTATCGATACGGTTTCGGTCAATAACGACCTACTTTATAGCAAACGAGAAGAACCTCGCTATCGCTTAATGTAAATCTAGGTGAATGAGTTGCGTGCGTCGGAAGCCCCCGGCGACGAGAGGCGAAAGTGACAACTTTGAAGTCGCCCGCAAATTCGACAACGCACGATTAATTTTAGGAGGAATATTGAGAATGGCGGTCCGCACTAAAGCGGCTCCCCCGACTCCTGGGTCGAGAAGTTCAGCCGAGCCAAAACTTAATGAATCGGCTTGCGTTCATACCTCCTGTGATTTGATTGGAGATGTGCGCGTGGGTGCCGATGTGCTTATCGCGCCCGGTACTTCGATTCGCGCTGATGAAGGCTTTCCGTTTTTTATTGGCGACGGGACGAACATTCAAGATGGAGTCGTCATTCACGGGCTGGAACAAGGTCGAGTCATCGGCGATGACGGAAATAACTATTCTGCATGGATAGGTAAGAATACTTGCATTACCCATTTGGTCTTAGTTCACGGGCCGGCTTACGTTGGGGACGACTGCTTTATTGGCTTTCGCTCCACCGTTTTTAATGCAAGGGTCGGAAACGGCAGCATCGTGATGATGCACGCCCTGATTCAAGATGTGGAAATTCCGGCAGGTCGATATGTACCTTCCGGTTCTGTGATTACCAATCAACAACAGGCGGATCGCCTGCCCGAAGTGCAGGAAGTCGATCGCGCCTTTGTCCGTCACGT from Oscillatoria sp. FACHB-1406 includes the following:
- a CDS encoding EutN/CcmL family microcompartment protein codes for the protein MQIAIVRGTVVSSHKLPGMTGVKLLLVQFVDEQGQLLPRYEVAADRVGAGADEWVLVSRRAVAPYPEESDLRPIDATVVGIIDTVSVNNDLLYSKREEPRYRLM
- a CDS encoding carbon dioxide-concentrating mechanism protein CcmK → MSIAVGMVETLGFPAVVEAADAMVKAARVTLVGYEKIGTGRVTVIVRGDVSEVQASVSAGIENAKRVSGGQVLSHHIIARPHENLEYVLPIRYTEAVEQFRESVNPRPIQRR
- a CDS encoding carbon dioxide-concentrating mechanism protein CcmK → MSIAVGMVETLGFPAVVEAADAMVKAARVTLVGYEKIGTGRVTVIVRGDVSEVQASVAAGIENVKRVSGGEVLSHHIIARPHENLEYVLPIRYTEEVEQFRAY